The nucleotide window atTTGCAGAACTTTATGCTAATAcactgtaaaatagataacttttggggaaaaacaaaagaacagaatTTATTAAAGGACAATAAAAAAGCTTAAATAGGTCAATattcatggagaaaaaaatttaagtaatcaAAGAATTTGCCCCAATGAAGAATTTGCCAGATAGTTTTGTAGCCAATTTTTTAAGATCCTAAAGAAACCAAAATTCCTTTGCTCTATTTATGTTCTTATCTCAGAGCACAAAAAAATGGAGATCTGCCAGATCAATTGTGTGAAAGTAGCATATCTCTACTACCAACCCTGACAAAGACACACAAGGAAAATGACAGAAAGAACCTCCCTTATGAGTATGGATCTGAGTTGAGCCCGGACAGCAGGCTCTGCCGGCAGACGGGTTTGGGTGGCCCAGGCTGGATTGCTGTTGTTTCTAAATAAGGCAGAGTTTTAAAATTGAGAGGTTCCACCCCAAACCCAGATTTTGGACTactccagaaaaatgaaaagatctgAAATTACACTGCCTGCTTCTTGCATGAGGACAGTGAGCTGAGTGGGAGGGGCCACGCCTCTGCGGGTGGTGTTTGCTCTCCAGATTGCCCTGGTCCTCACTACCTCCCACGGTCTGACACTGATGCCATTCTTCATCATGCTTGAAGTGttgtttttcttataataaaGATACATTTCTCTGTATCTTGAATCTTTCAAaggtgagaaaatgaaagaaagagcaAGAACGTATATATCGGAAAATGCTGCTTTACTCTATGATACCTGCCTTACTGCAAAGCTATagtattcaagacagtatggATTGACAAAAGGACAGacaaatggatcaatggaacagaacggAAAATCCATAAAGAACTCACATATTTGCTTTTTGACAAAGGAACCGAAGCAATTCAATGGGAAGAAATGGGATCTGGGCGTTACAGATTCCATAGCATGGGGAGACTGACTGGCATCACTGTTTTGGTCAATTTCAAAGGTGTTCCTTCCAGGGTGGTTTACAGTAGAACCGCTCGAAACAATTAGAACCATTAGGAAGTTTCTCCAGGGCTAGGTGATGGGGGTGTTTCAGCTGAACCTCCTGAGGTCATCAGTACAAAGTCATCTTCTGTGGAAATGGGTCCTCTGGTCTTTCCTCCCCATCATACCAGCATAACACAGAGATGGTTGCAAAAGGACATTGCTGGAAATAGAAAGACTTACTGACcacagagaaggggagaggggtgaACTACAGGAAGCTATTATTGCTCTGTGtcaatgtttttgtttctttgagatcTGTAGTTGTGCTTTTATGGGATTTTCCTGGTGGCTTTGACCTGAAAGAATTTTGAAGAACAAAAGGTCTTTATGTGTAAGGTATATTCCTTTCTTAACTGCTATTTAACTCATGAGGACCTTGGGTTTATTGGAACTATTCACGATGCAGGAGGCTGTGGCCCTGCCCTCAGGATGGGAGGTGACAGGTACATGGATTCGTGTTTTCCAGAATCTGCCATCACTGGCCCAAAAGCAATGAGCAGCCTAGAGGGGGGCTCGTTGACGGTGCAGTGTCGATACAGCCCTGGGTGGGAGACCCATGTGAAGTGGTGGTGCCGAGGAGCTGCTTGGGGCAGCTGCAAGTTCGTTGTTAAAACCACTGAAGCAGAGAAGGAGGTGAAGAAGGACCGCGCGTGCATCAGGGACAATTGGAAAAACCGCACCATCACCGTGACCATGGAGAAACTCAGGCTGAGCGATGCAGACACTTACTGGTGTGGGATTGAGAGATTTGGAACTGACTATGGGGTCCAAGTTAAAGTGACCATTGACCCAGGTAagagtatgtgtatgtgtagatGTGTCTCTTCAGGGCCTGCTCTGTCCTGGTCCCTGGGGTCCCTCTTTAGTGACCTGTGACTCAGAGTGAACTGTCACAGAGGGTGGGGGAGTCCTGAGGTCTCATGGAACCCACACAGACCACTTGGGATTGGGAGGGGCAGGGCTTCCCTTAGAGGCTCTCGTGGCTCCCAGGGCCTCCTCCAGGATGGGATCAAGCCTTTCTTGACACATTATTTTTCCCTCTGCACAGTCAGTGCCCGAGTCTATTGCCCATGGAGGTCAAGGCGAAGGTCTCACCCGGAGACCCTAATTTCTGCTAATGTTTTCCTGGGACCCCTGTTGCCCAGGTGTTCCTGCTCTTTCTGGAATTTGGGGCTGGGTCTTCAGAGCTGCTGCTCCCACCCCCTGGTCCATATCCCATCTCAGGGGGAAGGACCCAGCACAGTGGGGCTGCTGCGGTTAATTCCTGGGGTCTGGAAAGGCCTCCACAGTCAAAGGGCTGCATTCCCAGGTGCCTGAAATCCCATCATGAGCCATTTACACATTTGGGATTAACGATGTTCTCTTCCTAAGTCCTTTTAGAATGCAAACACTCTGGGCGTGTCGGCTCAGGGGTCTCAGTGCCTTGGTTTGACCGAGTTTATCTGTGGGGCTCTGCTTCTGCTGACCCTCGGGACAGGTGACACCAGCTCATTGGGCACCTGTGACAACGGGGGTGGGCGCACAGTCAACGGAGCCTCCACCACACTGGGAACGAGTGAGGCTTGCTATACTTGCAAAGCACAGCATCATTTCATTCAATCCTGACAACATTCCTGAGATGTAACTATCCCCATTGTGAAAGCTTTATAACTTGCCCCAAGTAAAGGCTCTTCCTGAACCTTATGATTTTGCTCAGGGCTGGTCCTGATCTTTGAAGTCACAGATTTTGGGTATGTCAGCCACCTGATAGCCCCCATTCTGCTCCTGTCCTTGTGGATAAATAGGATGAGAGGCACTGGCCACTGGCCGAGGCCCTGTCATAAGCAGCCGGAGTGTTTGAATTTCAGCTGAACTCCAGCTGCCCTTGTCCTGAGGCAAGCCTGGCCCCCTCTAACCTTCCAAGTTCTGCTTGACGTCCTCTCTGGACCTGTGCCAGCTCCACCTGCCTCTGAGGCTCTGAGTCTCCTAGCGGCCAGGGAGATATGAGCAGTCCAGGCTATAGGCCCTCTCCCTTGGCCCTGCTCCAGACTCCTCAGGCAGCCCAtgatccccaccaccacccccctacCCACCCCCGGCTCAGAGCCACGTTTAAGGCTGCGGGTGGGTGGGCAGGCAGAGCAGTGTGTAACCTGGTCCGTACGCCAAGCACCAACTGCAGTGCCTGCCACCACTCCTGCCACCTCTGCCATCAACATGTTCACAGCGCCAGTCAGCTTGGAAGAGACCAGTGGCTCCTCGGCTGTGACCAGCCCCGGCTCCAACAGCGGGTAAGCCAGCTCTGATGCTGTGGCCCACTTGGCCCAAACTCTACCAAAGGGGGGACTTTTGTAGTTCCAGGTCCCAGCCAGAGCTTGTCTCCGGACCCTCAAGCTCGAGGATGCTGGGGCCTCCTCTCACTTGCTCTCACAGCTCAGGAGGCCAGaaatgaaatcaaggtgtcggcagggttggctCCTTCTTTGGGCTCAAAAGTAGACtctgtcccaggcctctctcctagtttctggtggttgccagtaAGCCAAGCACTCCTTGGCTtatggcagcatcactccaatctcagcctctgtcatcacatggccttttccctctgtgtctgtgtgcccccatttcccttttataaggacaccagtcattggattcagGCCCGTCCTAATCCAGtacgacctcatcttaacttgacaaCCTCTGCAAAGATCTTATTTCCCAATGGGTCACCTTCTCCAGTTCTGAATGAATATGAATTACTGGATGAGGGACACTGTTAGGCCTGTACAGGGGGCAAGCTTAGAAGCAAGGAGACATTTTCAGAGCCTTTGCAATATAATTTCTGTTTGGCTTCTAGACCCACTGAAACACCTTATGGAaccctcctctctctttttttttaaaaaccatctttGAGGGCACCTGGGAGCAGGGGTTCCCAGACTGGAAACCTCAGGCCTGTAGGTCAAAAGGTTTCAAGGCATGTGGCTGTCCCTGCTCCCAGGTGGGTGGGATAAGGCCAAAGACAGGAGGTGAGCATGGGGCATCCTCTGTCGTTTCCAGCGGTGTCTTCCTGAAGGTCAGCATCCTCCTTCCCCTCATCTCTGCTGTGTTGCTTCTTCTCTTGATGGTGGCCTCACTTGTGGTTTGGAGAATGGTGAAACAACAGAAGAAAGGTGAGGGGACCTGGCTGACAccgggctggggctgggctgggtgggcGTGTGTGGGATTGATGGCCAGCATGGTCATCCAGGAACCATCAGCCCAAGGGAATACCTGCACTGTCTGGAAGGGGTGCCGTCCCAAAGGCCGCAGCAGCTGGCAGTTTGAGGGGCTGGAGCTTGGAGGGGAACCCAGTAGGTTTGGGACTCAGTTCTGCCTTGATCATCCCTCTATGCTCTTCTTGCTTCTCTGCTCCGCCTCCCTATCTGTTTCTTGGTTTGGCTCCTGGTGGCAGAGATGGCAATGGCCTTAGGCAGGCAGCCTTCCTAGGGTACCCAGACACTTCAGTGGAATTCCTGTGGCTGTCAAGGAGGTACTGAATAGACGTGGGGGCATCGagacgcacacgcacgcacgcacacgcgcGGATGTATACACGCATGCACGAGCACATgttcatgcatgcacacacagcaTAGCCCGCGCACGAATGCGCACATGTGCGTGTGCACACTCATACCCAGTTCTCTGTGTTTTCTCAAGCATGTTGGTGGCCACTCCTATTTTTGCCCTTCCTCCCTGCAGTCCTTTCTCAGGCTACCCTACTTGTTCTGTGTATATTTGCCCTTTAGGGAAGGGCCTCGGCTCACCAGTCTGCACTTGTCAATCACGAGGTCTGGCCTCGGCCAAACACTTTTCCTGTCTGGCTCCACTTCCACGTTCTCACATcaattgcccctcctccctttctcaGAACCCACTGGGATCTGGGCGCTCACGGGACCCTCTTTAACACTGCTCCCTCCCTACAGCCTGGGGAATCTTGTAGTTTGGAAAGATGGGAGCCTGACTCCTGTTCATCATCCTTTCCCCCCAATGTATTGTCCGTGACCtaagttaaaaatactttctgtCCCCCTCAGTATCTATAAACCATAGGGAAAatcttcttgtttctttgttgtcTCCGAAGCTGGGGGCGTGACggtggcagggggagggcagggagagaaagaaacaggaagCAGAGGGCACGTGAGAGTAGGTCCAGGCAGTGATGACCCAGCTCGAGTACGCCGCTCAGAGGGCAGCTTCGAGCAATCTCGTCGCGTGGACGACTTGTACTGATGGAGCCCCTCTTGGGTCTGGTACAGTCCGCGCCCAGAAGGCGTGGGAGGAACAGGCTTAGCCATCCAGCAGCCCGCATCCCACCTGAAGACCAACCAGAATTCAGTGGGACAAGGGTGATGAGACAGACATAAATCAAATGCCCTgggagccagggagggagggattcGACAGCCTGGATAGCTGGAGAAGGTAGGTGTGACTTTGAGTTGACCCCTGCAGGTGGAGAAAGGGTGGCGTCACAGGCAGAATCCCATCAGAAGTTTTAGGTTGAGCCTAATCCCGGGGGAGCTGATAATTGGCGGGGCCACCTGAGCAGCTGATCGCACAGTTCTGTGATGTGGGGAATAGGTGGGCTGAGGTCTCCTTAGTTCTCATCTGAGGGATCAGAATTAGAACCAGGTCTCTTCTCTGTGAGCCCGAAGCCTAATTCACCTCTTTTCTTTCCCAGACCTGAGGGCGCCTGTGAGCCTCTGGATGGGCTTTCTAACTCtgattgtttttgtcttttagctGCTGGGATATCCCCAGAGCAGGTAAGAGAGTCCCCGAGGTCAGAGCAGAGACACCAGACGCCTTTCCCTCACTTCCTTATTTTCCCTGTCCCAGGAGCACCAAGGTCCAAATGCATCAGACAAGCCCTGTGGCCAAGTGTCCACATACTCATGGCCCAGCTGCAAGGGCCGGGGAAGGGGCCCGGTCGTATGCTGGAATCAGCCAGAAGGGAGGAGGGCTCGGGAGGGGGAGGTGTGGGAGACTAAGAGGAGATGGGGGTTGCAgagggagctgggagaggggGTCCCAGGGGAGCAGAGAGCCACGCGTCCCTCCGTGGAAGAAGAACCTGTGTTTCCTCTCCTAGGTGCTTCAGCCCCTGGAGGGCATCAGCTATGCAAACCTGAGCCTGCAGCAGACTGAAAACTCTGGGTCCTCCCGGAAGAAGGCTTCCACGAGGTCCTCTTCCTCTGCCCAGGCCAAAGCGGGGGAAGTGCAGTATGTCACCATGGTATGTGCTTGGTGGGGCTGCTGTGGGGCTCAGACCGGACCCGCTGTTGCCCCTCCTTTGAGGACCGGCTTTCTCCCACCCACGTGGGAGGGTGGGTGCTGGGCAAAGATGCAGCCATTGAAAGACTTGCTGGCAGAGCTCCTGTGCGCTTTTGGCATTTGAAGTGCTTCCACACCAGGTCTTAGCATTGGGAGACTCAGAGCCCGGTCAGACACGGTCCTCATGCTGGGCAGGGGAGACCCAGACAGGCTGAGGGACCTGGGATTCCATGCAAAATGTGCTGCCCTGGCATGGAATTGAGGGAGAGTGCCTTCTGCCGTGGCCGGAGCTAAAGGTGCCTGGCAgagtggagggaggaggagctggggggcCTGGGAGAAGACTCCAGAAGCCCTGGAGGGTCTGTCTCCCCAGGGTCCTCCAAGGTCTCCTCCATCCATGGGCACAGCCTCCTGCCAGCCTCTCTAACCCCGAGGACGTCTTCATTGCAGGCTCCCTTTCCTAGGGAGGACATTACCTATGCAGCTCTGTCTTTGGAAACCTCAGATCAAGAGTCAACCTATAGCAACATGGGGTACCTCATCACCCACATTCCCAGCGGGAGCCACGAGGAGCTCACGGAATACAGCACCATCAGGAAGCCTTAGCCTGTGCTCCAGGGGCGCCTCTCAGACCCACTCGAGGCCTCTGAGTACATTCCTGCTTCATCTGCTTTCTGCCTGCCCCTCAGTCCCCTCATGGGACCAGCCAGTTACTGAGGCCTCTGCCTGATgcagccagcatcatggccagcTATGGTTTGGGCTCGGGGCCTATTCTCAGGGAGCTTCTGGGAGTTAGACAGGGGTCTTTCCACATCCCTTTCTCTCCCACACAGCTTGGGAGGGGGCTAGGGATATACTCTGGAGCTGCTGAGGGAGCAATCACAATGATAACGACAATAATAgtaattcacttttatttattgctTATCATGAGTGGTGGACTGAATAATGGTCCTAAAAGTTATTGGCATCTGAAccctcagaacctgtgaatgttaccttctGTGGCATAAGGGACTGTGCAGATGTAACAGAGTTGAGGATTTGtggatggggagattattctggattatccagctGGGCCCTGAATATAAGCTCAAGGGTTCTTATAGGAGGGAGGCAAGAAGGTCACAGAGGAGAAGACAGTGTGATGGTGGGAGCAAAAGTCGGAGTGATGCAGCCAGGATCCACAGAACACCGCAGCCTCCAGGAGCTGAAAAGGCAGGAACGGATCCTCCCCAGAGcccccagaaggaaccagcccagctgacatcttgactttagcccagtgaaactgatttcatacttctggcctccagaattgtaggagaataaatttgtattgtgttAATGAAGCCattacatttgtggtaatttgttacagcagtaataggaaaaaatatactaTGTAACAGGTACTCTTCCCTAAATGCTTTACCTACagtaactaatttaatcctcactgcAACCCTAAGAGGACGCctttattattgtccccattttacagaggaagaatctgggtacagagaggttcagtgacttaCCAAATTTTACTGCTAGCAAGTGGATAAATTAGAATTTGAACTTGGGCATTTTGGCTCCAGAGTCTGGAGTCTGGGCCACCACCCTGGACTGTGTGTAAGGAGGataatgtgtgtgagtgtgtttgtgtgtgtgtgtgtgtgtgtgtgtgtgtgtacacagctaCTCACACAGGGACAGTCATCGAGTATATACAGACGCTGGACTTGCTGTCTTTATTCTAGGGTCCTGGCAGCTCTCCCTCTGGAATCCTGAATCTGGTCCCAGCTTGCCATCTCCATGGTTACCAAACTAGTCCAGTCCCCGGCCTGGAGTCCCTCTTGCTCTCTGCTCCTGAGTCCATTCTCCtcccagcagccagagggatcttttTAAAGCACAGACCTGATCACTCCCTGCTTGTAACCTTCCAGTGGCTTCTTCCACAGCCCAGGAGGCCCCCAGGATCCATAGGTCCCTGGCTGCCCCTAAGACCCTCTCTCTGGCTACTCTCCCTCTCACTTGCCCTGCTCTGCCCACACTGGACTTTCTTCCATCCTTCTAACAAGATAATACGTGGTCCCTTCTCAGGGCATTGGCACTTGCTATCCCTTCTTTCTGGAATGGTCTTCCAATGGATATGTGAGTAGTTAGGTTtgccaaagagagagaaaggcagggagagagggagggagggagagagggagaaaaggagaaaagggaattccctggtggtccagtggttaggacttggcactttcactgccgggtgcccatgttcaatccctggtcggggaactaagatcccacaagtcacgtggtgtggccaaaaaaacccaaaaagcttATTTTCATTATCACAACTCAGCTCAAATATTCCTCCCAGGGTGGCCTTCCCAGACCCCCCTAACAGCAGTGGCCCCTGCTACACCTCTGATTCCTCTCTGTCACATCGCCCTAAGTAAAAGTAGTACTTACTTTTGAGCTAACTTtatgagcctccctccctcccaccctccctcccccttggcaaacaagtctgttctctatggaCAGAGACCTTTTGAGAGTCAGTTGAGGGAGAAAAATATACTGCACTGGCAATCTTCAAAATACATGGCCTTTAGCAGGAAGGGCCAGGAAGGGCCAGGCAGCTAACATCAGGGAAATTGTTTCATAATCAACAATTTTTTAGATCAAGAGGGACTGATATAGTAGTCAGCCTTTTATTTTATCAAGTAGGTGCATTCTTACCCAATGTAGTTGGAATTGTTATTGGTCAGTTCATTGGAAAAGTTGGTTAAATCAAGGAATCACACAAAAGATATAttctttctctaaatgctttCTTTGGCTCAAAATATCTAAATGTGTCGtcatttgctagtatttggttgtaGCTCTAAGCCTCTTTTTCGCTGATGGGTCTGCTGAAAGAGGGACTCATTGCCTTTTCTGCACAAATCACACACACTGTCTCGTCCTGGAGTTTCTAGTTCCAGTTTCCCTAACGTTGGAGCAAGACATTCTAGATACTTACGAAGCAACCTGATTGCAAAACTTcttctcatttttatgttttcactGTGAATATTTTACAGTCCTCTCCCTCATTCCTAatttgatcttttttaaaaaaatggcatgcTTTGAGTTTTTCTAAAGCATTCAATTTAGTTTTTGTAGAAATAACCGttctttttgtttacatttcctgtcATTGGTCAATATCCTTTCTGTTTACACTCTTAATTGGTTAGTTTATGGATGAATTCATTAAATTGCATAATTATAATTAACATGTTTGACCGGCCTAAACAAGTTTGGGCCTGAATGCAGTTGAGTCTTGTTAAACACGTACCTCAACGGATGAGAGCACAAGCGAGGGGACCTTAAAGGCATCTGCCCGTTGCCACAAGCATAAAGATGGTATGTTTCACCAAGAGATTGAAGGGTGTTGGTTGATCTAATAAGTTGGTTAAGAAAGggatcgggggcttccctggtggcgcagtggttgagagtctccctgccggtgcaggggacacgggttcaagccctggtctgggaagatcccacatgccgcggagcaactaggtccgtgagccacaattactgagcctgcgcgtctggagcctgtgctccgcaacaagagaggccgcgacagtgagaggcccgcgcaccgcgatgaagagtggcccccgcttgccacaactagagaaagccctcgcacagaaacgaagacccaacgcagccaaaaataataaataaattaattaatttaaaaaaaaagcaattgtattaaaaaaaaaaaagaaagggattggtTAAGACAGTTTCTACTAAACCATCTGTTATGACCATAGTTTCataaaagaaatgacatttaagcACCCCAAGTCAGAATAATAGGCAGTGTTTCCCAGGAAGGACAGTTGGCGACTTTATGCCAATATGGATTtctgttgtgtgtgtatataatctCCTACAAATTTATTGATACTTTGTCAAGGGCTGGTGCTCACATATGGACTAAGGATTGGCAGCTACTGAGCTTGTCTACACT belongs to Eubalaena glacialis isolate mEubGla1 chromosome 19, mEubGla1.1.hap2.+ XY, whole genome shotgun sequence and includes:
- the LOC133079937 gene encoding CMRF35-like molecule 1 gives rise to the protein MHLLLLFFLLRRLAESAITGPKAMSSLEGGSLTVQCRYSPGWETHVKWWCRGAAWGSCKFVVKTTEAEKEVKKDRACIRDNWKNRTITVTMEKLRLSDADTYWCGIERFGTDYGVQVKVTIDPAPVSLEETSGSSAVTSPGSNSGGVFLKVSILLPLISAVLLLLLMVASLVVWRMVKQQKKGASAPGGHQLCKPEPAAD